From one Coffea eugenioides isolate CCC68of chromosome 11, Ceug_1.0, whole genome shotgun sequence genomic stretch:
- the LOC113752473 gene encoding LRR receptor-like serine/threonine-protein kinase GSO2, translating into MQRTYFLVLGAIVLHFVTTSSASLSIANNHNNSASDLNALLVFKAAIFDPQRIIPTNWSTSTSVCNWIGITCNARHHRVAAIDLSYMGIAGTMPPQLGNLSFLVRLNVMNNSFHGHLPTELSRLRRLKYISLDGNAFEGELPSWLGGLTALRYLSFRDNGFSGSLTGRLSNFTKLETIRLGYNFFTGNLSEEFSALPKLKLLEIQYNQLAGPLPLALFNLSSLQVIGFTSNSLSGYLPAHICNYLPQLQGLHLSLNNFEGEIPSGIGECSRLQVLSLSSNKFRGYIPKGVWNLTTLTQIALGGNGLTGEIPKAIDNLYNLEILGMESANVTGIIPEEIGNLSKLELLNLELNRLRGPIPLKLFNSSTVRIISLAQNDLSGELPSTIGVFLPNLEELYLWGNEFTGTVLTSISNASRLRMLDLAMNHFTGAIPYYLGNLRLLDDRLWIDDNPLNGFLPKSIGNLSSSLESIYATSCGIISEIPSSIGNLSNLIGLDFAINSLIGVIPTTIKWLLKFQMMDLTDNQIQGVIPNELCFLLNLEGLYLAKNKLSGVVPSCLGNVIALRYVYLKSNNLSSVIPTTFWSLRDILKLDMSGNYLTGSLPAEIGNLKALVYLNLSNNQYFGGIPSTIGGLQDLQELSLEHNKLQGLMPDSMKNMLQLRHLDLSFNNLEGEIPNSLQVLSDLQYFNVSYNKLRGPIPHGGPFTNFTNLSFLSNEALCGAPWRQTCTSTFQHESRTKRIVMIVLLASGSAILALVISIFLMRLKLRKKTLAPTQNLLPMATFERASFLQLRQITNGFSESNLLGSGSFGSVYKGIRENGMVWAIKVFDLQLESAFKSFDRECEVLSCLRHRNLTKVISACSSPDFKALVLEYMPNGCLEKWLHSNPHFLNIKQRLDVMIDVACA; encoded by the exons ATGCAGAGAACTTATTTTCTTGTCCTCGGAGCCATAGTGTTGCATTTTGTCACAACTAGCTCAGCTAGCTTAAGTATTGCCAATAACCATAACAACAGTGCTAGTGATCTGAATGCTCTTCTTGTCTTCAAAGCAGCCATTTTCGATCCCCAAAGGATCATCCCAACCAACTGGTCCACTTCTACCTCTGTTTGCAACTGGATTGGTATCACTTGTAATGCTCGTCATCATAGAGTCGCAGCCATTGACCTTTCTTACATGGGAATTGCGGGAACGATGCCTCCACAATTGGgaaatctttcttttcttgtcagGTTGAATGTCATGAATAACAGCTTTCATGGACATCTTCCAACCGAGCTCTCTCGTCTGCGCCGATTGAAGTACATCAGCTTGGACGGTAATGCTTTTGAGGGAGAACTTCCGTCATGGTTGGGAGGTTTAACTGCACTCCGATACTTATCCTTCCGAGATAATGGATTTTCAGGTTCATTAACAGGCAGGCTCTCTAATTTCACAAAGTTAGAGACCATCAGGTTGGGTTACAACTTTTTTACCGGAAATCTTTCTGAAGAATTCAGCGCTCTACCGAAATTGAAACTTTTGGAAATTCAATATAACCAACTTGCAGGCCCTCTGCCACTGGCTCTGTTTAACCTCTCCTCATTGCAAGTTATTGGTTTTACGAGTAATAGCTTATCGGGTTACCTTCCAGCACACATCTGCAATTATCTCCCACAACTTCAAGGgcttcacttatcacttaataacTTTGAAGGTGAAATTCCATCAGGCATCGGAGAATGCTCAAGACTCCAAGTTTTATCCTTGTCTTCTAACAAATTCAGAGGGTATATACCAAAAGGAGTTTGGAATCTAACCACGCTTACACAAATAGCTTTGGGTGGGAACGGCCTGACAG GTGAAATTCCAAAAGCCATTGACAATCTCTATAATTTGGAGATACTAGGCATGGAGAGTGCTAATGTGACAG GTATAATACCTGAAGAGATTGGTAATCTTAGCAAGTTGGAACTGCTAAACTTGGAGTTGAATAGGTTGAGAGGTCCCATCCCGCTGAAACTTTTCAATAGTTCAACTGTACGAATTATTTCTCTCGCGCAGAATGATTTATCAGGCGAGCTTCCATCAACTATAGGTGTTTTCTTACCCAATCTTGAGGAACTCTACCTTTGGGGAAATGAATTTACTGGAACTGTACTAACATCCATCTCAAATGCTTCTAGGCTCAGAATGCTAGACCTTGCTATGAACCATTTTACTGGTGCAATTCCTTATTATCTTGGAAACTTGAGATTACTGgatgacag GTTGTGGATAGATGACAATCCTCTGAATGGCTTCCTCCCAAAATCTATTGGAAATCTTTCTAGCTCACTCGAATCCATTTATGCCACTAGTTGTGGCATCATAAGTGAAATTCCAAGTTCGATTGGTAATTTGAGCAACTTGATAGGGCTGGACTTTGCCATCAATAGTTTGATAGGAGTAATTCCAACTACAATCAAATGGTTGTTGAAGTTTCAGATGATGGATCTAACTGACAATCAGATACAAGGAGTTATTCCAAATGAGCTTTGTTTTTTGTTGAACTTAGAAGGATTATATCTGGCAAAAAATAAGCTTTCTGGTGTGGTGCCTTCTTGTTTAGGAAATGTTATAGCACTCAGATATGTTTATCTCAAGTCTAACAATTTAAGTTCTGTGATACCAACAACCTTTTGGAGCCTTAGAGATATTTTGAAGTTGGACATGTCAGGAAATTATTTGACAGGTTCTTTGCCTGCTGAAATTGGAAACTTGAAGGCATTAGTCTATTTGaacctttcaaataatcaataCTTTGGTGGGATACCTAGCACTATTGGAGGACTACAAGATTTGCAAGAACTCTCCTTGGAACATAACAAACTACAAGGATTGATGCCAGATTCCATGAAGAATATGTTGCAGTTACGGCATTTGGATCTATCTTTTAACAATCTAGAAGGTGAAATTCCCAACTCATTACAGGTACTATCAGATCTCCAATACTTTAATGTGTCTTACAACAAATTGAGAGGACCGATTCCTCACGGAGGGCCATTcacaaatttcacaaacctATCTTTTCTCTCAAATGAAGCATTGTGTGGCGCTCCTTGGCGCCAAACTTGTACAAGTACATTTCAACATGAATCAAGGACAAAAAGGATAGTCATGATTGTTCTGTTGGCATCAGGTTCTGCCATATTAGCCTTGgtgatttcaatttttttgatgCGGTTAAAGTTGAGAAAGAAAACTCTAGCTCCAACTCAGAACTTGCTTCCCATGGCGACATTTGAAAGGGCATCCTTCCTTCAACTTAGACAAATAACAAATGGATTTAGCGAGAGTAACTTACTTGGTTCGGGGAGCTTTGGTTCAGTTTACAAGGGAATTCGTGAAAATGGGATGGTTTGGGCCATAAAGGTATTCGATTTGCAGCTAGAATCTGCATTTAAAAGCTTTGATAGAGAATGTGAAGTCTTAAGCTGCCTTCGTCATCGAAATTTAACTAAAGTAATCAGTGCTTGCTCTAGCCCTGACTTTAAGGCTTTGGTGCTTGAATATATGCCCAATGGATGCCTTGAGAAATGGCTTCATTCAAACCCTCATTTCTTAAACATCAAGCAACGATTGGATGTTATGATAGATGTGGCTTGTG CCTAG